In the Calorimonas adulescens genome, one interval contains:
- a CDS encoding ROK family protein, with protein sequence MRKSIGVDIGGTKMNFAILNEDGSLENKFRISTPAFSPRDEFMNILKANIRDMLGRYDVCGIGVGVPGLQDVERGVAIYAGNCPALKGTPVVEILQEEFKIPVYIDNDVRVATLGEFWYGAGKDANTIICVTLGTGIGSGIIIRGKLWRGSNCAAGEIGHVKLKEDWLSSTLDMDGTLEAISSGPAIATAYHKMVEGEKLEGRVDTSLKASEVAERAHDGDKTALEIFQTAGYYLGIAIAGYVNLINPELVIIGGGLASVGDLLLKPAFEAYQRYALDVSKQVCRITMAQLGNDAGVVGAGAMVFHYLDGDKFWL encoded by the coding sequence ATGAGAAAATCCATTGGTGTTGATATCGGCGGCACAAAGATGAATTTCGCCATTTTAAATGAAGACGGCAGTTTAGAAAACAAGTTTCGCATTTCCACACCGGCATTTTCCCCCAGAGATGAGTTCATGAATATTTTAAAGGCAAATATAAGGGATATGCTCGGAAGATATGATGTGTGCGGCATTGGTGTAGGAGTACCGGGGCTTCAGGATGTCGAGAGGGGAGTTGCTATATATGCGGGTAACTGCCCGGCTCTAAAGGGCACCCCTGTAGTTGAGATTCTTCAGGAGGAATTTAAGATACCTGTATATATAGATAATGATGTGCGGGTTGCAACACTGGGAGAGTTTTGGTATGGTGCCGGTAAAGATGCCAATACCATAATATGTGTTACACTTGGTACAGGTATAGGTTCTGGAATAATCATAAGGGGAAAACTATGGCGTGGGAGTAACTGTGCTGCTGGAGAGATAGGACACGTCAAATTAAAAGAAGACTGGCTCTCTTCAACCCTTGATATGGATGGCACTCTTGAGGCTATATCATCAGGGCCGGCCATTGCTACGGCATATCACAAAATGGTAGAAGGAGAAAAATTAGAGGGTAGGGTAGACACATCCCTTAAAGCCTCAGAAGTGGCAGAAAGGGCGCATGATGGTGATAAGACTGCTCTTGAAATATTTCAGACTGCTGGCTATTATCTGGGAATAGCAATTGCAGGTTATGTCAACCTGATAAATCCTGAGTTGGTGATAATAGGCGGTGGCCTGGCCAGTGTTGGTGATTTGTTGCTCAAGCCTGCATTTGAAGCATATCAAAGGTATGCCTTAGATGTATCTAAGCAGGTATGCAGGATTACAATGGCACAACTGGGTAATGACGCAGGTGTAGTAGGTGCTGGTGCAATGGTGTTCCATTACCTGGACGGTGACAAATTCTGGTTGTAA
- the mglC gene encoding galactose/methyl galactoside ABC transporter permease MglC: MESTINKTKGFAIRDLASRYAIYLVLFALFIGIGLIDKNFFSINNVRNILIIASVRVIIALGEGGVLITHGVDLSAGRVVGLTACIAASMLQRPDYAYKMFENLPQLPLWIPILLAVCVGLVIGILNGVTIAFLKLPPFIATLGTMVIAYGIACIYTNAQPIGGLRDDFTRLASGSVISIPNLIIIALIVACIIWFILNKTPFGKYIYAIGGNPNAAMVSGVNINRTLISVYALAGALYGLAGALLAARTGGATNNYGLSYELDAIAACTIGGVSQSGGIGTVPGIITGVLIFEVMNNGLVILGVSAYWQQVVKGIIIIATVAFDIRKYIAKR; encoded by the coding sequence ATGGAGAGCACAATAAACAAGACAAAAGGATTTGCTATAAGGGATTTAGCAAGCAGATATGCTATCTATTTGGTACTTTTTGCATTGTTTATAGGGATAGGCTTGATAGATAAAAATTTTTTTTCTATAAATAATGTGAGGAATATACTAATAATAGCTTCGGTTCGAGTTATTATAGCCCTTGGAGAGGGTGGAGTTTTGATAACTCACGGTGTAGATCTCTCTGCAGGCCGTGTGGTTGGACTCACAGCGTGTATAGCAGCCAGCATGTTGCAGAGACCAGATTATGCATATAAAATGTTTGAGAATTTGCCTCAACTCCCTCTCTGGATACCAATACTTCTTGCAGTGTGTGTTGGTTTGGTGATTGGAATTTTGAATGGTGTAACTATAGCATTTTTAAAGTTACCTCCTTTTATAGCTACATTGGGTACAATGGTAATTGCATATGGTATTGCATGTATATATACAAACGCTCAACCTATTGGCGGTTTAAGGGATGACTTTACCAGGCTTGCTTCTGGTTCTGTAATCTCTATACCCAACCTTATAATAATTGCACTTATTGTGGCATGTATTATTTGGTTTATACTTAATAAGACACCGTTTGGCAAGTATATATATGCTATCGGCGGTAATCCCAATGCCGCGATGGTTTCAGGCGTAAATATAAACCGCACTCTCATAAGTGTATATGCACTTGCTGGTGCCCTTTACGGACTTGCCGGTGCTCTTCTTGCTGCCAGGACTGGTGGGGCAACAAATAACTATGGTCTATCATATGAACTTGACGCAATTGCAGCGTGCACCATAGGCGGCGTTTCACAGTCAGGTGGTATAGGAACTGTGCCGGGTATAATTACTGGTGTACTGATTTTTGAGGTAATGAACAATGGGCTTGTTATACTTGGCGTATCTGCATACTGGCAGCAGGTGGTAAAGGGCATTATAATCATAGCTACAGTTGCCTTTGATATTCGTAAGTACATTGCCAAGAGATGA
- a CDS encoding sugar ABC transporter ATP-binding protein encodes MPNEYILEMRNISKSFPGVQALNNVTLKVRPGSVHALVGENGAGKSTLMKCLFGIYIYDTGEIVFDGEKVLFKNPREALANGISMIQQELNPIPYMTVMENIWLRRYPVKNYAGIRVIDDKKMYEDTKALFDELNINIDPKALVTTLSVSQVQMMEIAKAVSYNARVIVMDEPTSSLTENEVEQLFNIILKLKEQGVAIIYISHRLEEIFKVTDEVTIMRDGHYIGTWQTDELTMDMVISRMVGRELTNRFPERYNVPGDVILKVENLTSINPKSFKNVSFELRRGEILGVGGLVGAQRTELMEAIFGIRRIASGHIYINGREVTIRNPIEARSNKLALVTEDRREMGIFPVLSVSDNILITSWNRYVNYRFVIDERKALRDVDDSIKTLNIKTPSHKTLIQFLSGGNQQKVIFERWLFTEPEIFILDEPTRGIDVGAKYEIYNIMVELATQGKGIIMISSEMPELLGMSDRIMIMCEGRVSGFVDGREANEELIMRYATQLA; translated from the coding sequence ATGCCTAATGAATATATTTTAGAGATGAGAAATATCTCAAAAAGTTTTCCGGGCGTACAGGCCTTAAATAATGTCACATTAAAAGTAAGGCCCGGTTCTGTTCATGCTCTGGTAGGTGAAAACGGTGCTGGCAAGTCCACTCTTATGAAGTGCCTCTTTGGTATCTATATATATGATACAGGAGAGATAGTTTTTGATGGTGAGAAGGTTTTATTTAAAAATCCAAGAGAGGCACTGGCAAATGGGATATCGATGATACAGCAGGAACTCAATCCTATTCCCTACATGACAGTAATGGAAAATATATGGTTGAGGAGGTATCCTGTAAAAAACTATGCAGGGATAAGGGTTATAGACGACAAAAAGATGTATGAGGACACAAAAGCTCTTTTCGATGAGCTTAATATTAATATAGACCCAAAGGCCCTTGTTACTACACTGTCGGTATCTCAGGTACAGATGATGGAAATTGCCAAGGCTGTTTCTTACAATGCCAGGGTGATTGTGATGGATGAACCAACCTCATCCCTTACAGAAAATGAAGTTGAACAGCTTTTTAATATAATTCTTAAATTAAAAGAGCAAGGTGTTGCCATTATATATATCTCTCACAGACTTGAAGAAATCTTTAAAGTGACAGATGAGGTAACTATAATGCGAGATGGGCACTATATAGGTACATGGCAGACCGATGAGCTTACTATGGATATGGTGATATCCAGAATGGTAGGTAGGGAACTTACCAACAGATTCCCTGAAAGATATAATGTACCAGGTGATGTGATTTTAAAGGTTGAAAATTTGACATCTATAAATCCAAAATCCTTCAAGAATGTCTCATTTGAACTTAGGCGAGGAGAAATACTGGGTGTTGGAGGGCTCGTAGGGGCTCAAAGGACAGAACTTATGGAGGCGATATTTGGTATTCGTCGTATTGCAAGCGGTCATATATATATAAATGGAAGAGAGGTTACTATAAGAAATCCTATAGAAGCCAGGTCAAATAAACTTGCGTTGGTTACAGAGGACAGGAGAGAGATGGGTATATTCCCTGTTTTATCGGTATCAGATAATATATTGATAACCAGCTGGAACAGATATGTAAATTATAGATTTGTCATAGATGAAAGAAAAGCATTAAGGGATGTTGATGACAGTATAAAAACACTAAATATAAAGACACCTTCACATAAGACTCTAATACAGTTTCTATCTGGTGGCAACCAGCAGAAGGTAATATTCGAGAGATGGCTGTTTACAGAACCAGAGATATTCATTCTGGATGAGCCGACCCGCGGTATTGACGTAGGAGCTAAGTATGAGATATACAACATAATGGTAGAACTTGCTACACAGGGGAAGGGCATAATTATGATATCTTCAGAGATGCCAGAACTTCTTGGTATGTCCGATAGGATAATGATAATGTGTGAGGGAAGGGTGAGTGGCTTCGTTGATGGAAGAGAGGCAAATGAGGAACTTATAATGAGATATGCTACTCAACTTGCTTAA
- a CDS encoding galactose ABC transporter substrate-binding protein, whose protein sequence is MNIKQLKRLAAVVAVLVLIVGAIAGCGGSSNTGSNSNTTQSNGNSEQSNKEIKIGVALYKFDDTFISTVREAIERDAAAKSQETGEKITINAVDGQGQQATQNDQIDTFITQGYNVLAVNMVDRTSASVIIDKAKQANIPVVFFNREPVKEDLQKWDKVYYVGAKAEESGTIQGQILADYWKSHPEADKNKDGVMQYVMLQGEPGHQDAILRSEYSVKALQDAGIKLEELAKDTANWQRAQGQEKMAAWLAAYGDKIEAVLSNNDDMALGAIEALKAAGYFQGDKFIPVVGVDATAPALDALAAGQLLGTVLNDSEGQAKGIFDISYALAKGEDPTKVVQGITDGKYLWVPYKPVTKENMGEFKK, encoded by the coding sequence ATGAATATTAAGCAACTTAAAAGACTTGCTGCTGTAGTAGCTGTATTGGTATTGATTGTGGGTGCGATTGCAGGATGTGGTGGTTCAAGCAATACAGGAAGCAATTCTAATACGACACAGAGCAATGGAAACAGCGAACAGTCAAATAAGGAAATAAAGATAGGCGTAGCTCTCTATAAGTTTGATGATACGTTCATCTCTACAGTACGTGAGGCAATAGAAAGAGATGCAGCAGCCAAGAGCCAGGAGACAGGTGAAAAGATAACGATTAATGCTGTTGATGGACAGGGCCAGCAGGCAACGCAGAATGACCAGATAGATACCTTTATAACCCAGGGTTACAATGTGCTTGCTGTAAACATGGTAGACCGTACATCTGCCTCTGTAATTATTGACAAGGCAAAGCAGGCAAATATTCCTGTAGTATTCTTCAACCGTGAGCCTGTAAAAGAAGATCTTCAGAAGTGGGATAAGGTTTACTATGTGGGTGCAAAAGCAGAAGAATCAGGTACAATTCAGGGGCAGATACTTGCCGATTATTGGAAGAGCCATCCAGAAGCTGACAAAAACAAAGATGGTGTTATGCAGTATGTGATGCTACAGGGTGAACCGGGGCATCAGGATGCTATACTAAGATCCGAATACTCGGTAAAAGCCTTGCAGGATGCAGGTATAAAACTTGAAGAACTTGCAAAAGATACAGCAAACTGGCAAAGAGCACAGGGACAGGAAAAGATGGCAGCCTGGCTTGCTGCTTATGGCGACAAAATAGAGGCTGTTTTATCCAATAATGACGATATGGCCCTTGGCGCCATAGAGGCACTGAAGGCAGCTGGTTACTTCCAGGGAGATAAGTTTATACCTGTAGTGGGGGTTGATGCTACTGCCCCAGCGTTGGACGCTCTTGCCGCAGGACAACTTTTGGGAACAGTACTCAACGATTCGGAAGGTCAGGCAAAAGGGATATTTGACATAAGCTATGCCCTTGCCAAAGGAGAGGATCCGACAAAGGTGGTTCAAGGGATTACTGACGGTAAATATCTGTGGGTGCCATATAAGCCTGTCACAAAAGAGAACATGGGCGAGTTTAAAAAATAA
- the pfkB gene encoding 1-phosphofructokinase gives MILTVTLNTSIDKAYIINSFEVGKVQRVEEVFATAGGKGLNVARVVKSLGEDVIATGFVGGYSGEFIKSELDKEGIKHDFVEVDGETRTCINIINKTTGVQTELLEPGPLLNMIYQEKFKDKYISLLDRCDVVTISGSMPKGISDNFYAELIKLAKDRDKKVILDTSGKYLKEGLKARPTVIKPNRYEAEDIYGKKIKDEKDIIALMKTFIGDGIEMAAITLGVEGGYVATKDDVYRYIPPEVKVKNAVGSGDAMTAGLAVGINKGYGEVETIRFAVAISAANAMTEATGLVYKKDVNDLLDDVIINKLE, from the coding sequence ATGATCTTAACTGTTACGTTAAATACATCCATAGATAAAGCCTATATAATTAACAGCTTTGAGGTTGGCAAGGTCCAGAGGGTAGAAGAGGTCTTTGCCACAGCAGGCGGCAAGGGCCTAAATGTGGCCAGGGTAGTAAAATCACTGGGGGAGGATGTCATAGCTACTGGCTTTGTCGGAGGATATTCAGGAGAATTTATAAAAAGTGAACTTGATAAAGAGGGTATTAAGCATGACTTTGTAGAGGTTGACGGTGAGACGAGGACATGTATAAACATAATAAATAAAACCACCGGGGTCCAGACAGAGCTCCTGGAACCCGGCCCCCTCCTCAATATGATATATCAAGAAAAATTCAAGGATAAATATATATCGCTCTTGGATAGGTGCGATGTAGTTACAATATCAGGCAGTATGCCGAAGGGGATAAGTGACAATTTTTATGCTGAGCTTATCAAACTTGCTAAAGACAGAGACAAGAAAGTTATTTTAGACACCAGCGGAAAATATTTAAAAGAAGGGCTAAAGGCAAGGCCAACGGTCATAAAGCCAAACAGATATGAGGCAGAAGACATCTACGGTAAAAAGATTAAAGATGAGAAAGATATTATAGCCCTTATGAAAACGTTTATTGGAGACGGAATTGAAATGGCTGCAATTACATTAGGAGTAGAAGGTGGCTATGTGGCAACAAAGGATGATGTCTATAGATATATTCCTCCAGAGGTAAAAGTTAAGAACGCTGTAGGAAGTGGTGATGCCATGACAGCTGGCTTGGCCGTAGGGATAAACAAGGGTTATGGTGAGGTGGAGACAATCAGGTTTGCGGTTGCAATATCGGCTGCTAACGCTATGACAGAGGCCACTGGCCTTGTATATAAAAAAGATGTAAACGATCTCCTGGATGATGTTATAATCAACAAACTGGAATAA
- a CDS encoding bifunctional phosphoglucose/phosphomannose isomerase, protein MTVDLNDANKIREIDTMGSIKFTEEYDKQFKEAIDLAEAFDVKKLNGKIDEVVILGTGGGSSVAGGFLRSYLFDELRAPVIVNQGYNIPSFVDENSLVLVVSHSGNTEETLSAYGQAVSTGAHIIAITAGGQLKERCERDNVPCLLVPYDIGHPRRDIGYIFVPMVIILNKLGLIEDKTEDLKSLIDLFGELKKEYGAEVPIEKNLAKQIAMEIYGHIPLIYGSLDFYDSVAWRWKNQFGENSKLMGFYNVIPNLHHDEAVGWDMPESEIKKLYLIMLRDDELDSKKIKKRKDITASILRDRMGGVREVYARGDNRLARMFSLIYLGDFVTLYTPVYRGIDPTPVDVINLFKRKMAE, encoded by the coding sequence ATGACAGTTGATTTAAATGATGCAAATAAAATAAGAGAAATTGATACCATGGGCTCCATAAAGTTCACCGAGGAGTATGACAAGCAATTTAAGGAAGCTATAGACTTAGCTGAAGCATTTGATGTAAAGAAGCTTAATGGCAAAATAGATGAAGTGGTGATACTTGGAACGGGTGGGGGGTCTTCTGTAGCAGGTGGCTTCTTGAGGTCATACCTTTTTGACGAACTAAGGGCACCGGTGATAGTGAATCAAGGGTACAATATCCCTTCCTTTGTAGATGAAAATTCATTGGTCTTAGTGGTGTCTCACTCCGGCAACACAGAGGAGACACTCAGTGCATATGGCCAGGCCGTATCAACAGGAGCTCACATAATTGCCATAACAGCGGGGGGCCAATTAAAGGAAAGGTGTGAAAGAGACAACGTACCATGTCTTCTGGTACCATATGATATAGGCCATCCACGCAGGGATATTGGCTATATATTTGTACCAATGGTAATAATCCTTAATAAGTTAGGTCTTATAGAGGATAAGACAGAAGATCTCAAAAGCCTGATAGACCTTTTCGGTGAATTAAAGAAGGAGTATGGTGCAGAAGTACCAATAGAGAAAAACCTGGCAAAGCAGATAGCAATGGAGATTTACGGACACATACCGCTGATATATGGTTCACTGGACTTTTATGACTCAGTGGCCTGGCGGTGGAAAAATCAGTTTGGTGAAAACAGCAAACTCATGGGCTTTTACAATGTCATACCAAACCTTCACCATGATGAGGCAGTGGGCTGGGATATGCCAGAAAGCGAGATAAAAAAACTCTACCTTATAATGTTAAGAGATGATGAGCTTGACAGCAAGAAGATAAAAAAGAGGAAGGACATAACGGCATCCATATTAAGAGACAGGATGGGGGGTGTTAGAGAGGTCTATGCCAGGGGCGATAACAGGCTTGCCAGGATGTTCTCGCTCATATATTTGGGAGACTTTGTTACTCTTTATACACCGGTATATAGGGGAATAGATCCAACACCTGTAGATGTGATAAATCTCTTTAAGAGGAAGATGGCTGAATGA
- the fba gene encoding class II fructose-1,6-bisphosphate aldolase, with translation MGLISSKDLLENAKETNYAVAAFNIHNLETLKAVVEAASELKSPVILQTTPGTVKYAGLSYLHAMADVASKENDIPVVLHLDHAEDYDLIVRCIDSGYTSVMIDGSKLPFDENVAAVRKVVEYAHPRGVQVEAELGRLVGAEDDLNVSEYESSLTNPDLAAEFAEKTGIDSLAVAIGTAHGLYKGTPRLDYDRLKEIKKRVSIPLVLHGASDVPDDMIAKAVEYGINKINIATDIKIAFVKAMKKYLEEHPEESDPRKYFTPAIEAAKEVAKHKISLAGCKNRA, from the coding sequence ATGGGACTTATTTCATCGAAAGATTTACTTGAAAACGCTAAGGAAACAAATTATGCTGTAGCGGCGTTTAACATTCATAACCTGGAGACCTTAAAGGCTGTGGTGGAAGCAGCCAGTGAGTTGAAATCACCGGTGATACTCCAGACCACGCCGGGCACGGTAAAATATGCAGGCCTTTCCTATCTACACGCTATGGCAGATGTTGCCTCGAAAGAAAACGATATACCGGTGGTGCTCCACCTCGACCATGCGGAGGACTATGATCTCATTGTCAGATGCATAGACTCAGGGTATACATCAGTAATGATTGATGGTTCTAAGCTTCCCTTTGACGAGAATGTTGCTGCAGTAAGAAAAGTGGTGGAGTATGCACACCCAAGAGGGGTTCAGGTTGAAGCGGAACTGGGGCGGCTTGTAGGGGCTGAAGATGACTTGAATGTGAGTGAATATGAATCATCTCTTACCAACCCAGATCTGGCAGCAGAATTTGCAGAAAAGACAGGGATTGATTCACTGGCGGTAGCTATAGGCACTGCCCATGGGCTTTATAAAGGTACACCAAGGCTGGACTATGATAGGCTAAAAGAGATAAAAAAGAGAGTCAGCATACCGCTGGTGCTCCACGGCGCGTCCGATGTACCAGATGACATGATTGCTAAGGCGGTGGAGTACGGGATAAACAAGATAAACATAGCCACAGATATAAAGATTGCCTTTGTTAAGGCTATGAAAAAATATCTTGAGGAACACCCAGAAGAAAGCGACCCAAGAAAGTACTTTACACCTGCTATTGAAGCGGCAAAAGAGGTTGCCAAGCATAAGATAAGTTTAGCTGGATGTAAAAATAGGGCATGA
- a CDS encoding ROK family transcriptional regulator, producing MDNLIPVSYKLLKGMNESLILNVIRERGPISRSDIAKLTNLTPPTVTNITNRLLESELIFEYMMGESSGGRPPVLLKINPEAFNIIVVHISSNKINAYLTDVEINVKDKLSEGIPVSGDRDWVIDRAKEFISKLMDKSDREIEGIGVIVHGPAKSREGISLFAPNLGWRNVPIKSIIEEKYDIPVFVENDVRAMALGEYWYGSGKDVNNMVFLKVGYGLGSAIVLDGSLYRGINDSAGEVGHTTIDISGPRCSCGNYGCFEALASEHALTQRFIKAIKEGQYSHLADEARNIDEIAPSDIYTAAREGDGLALSIMDQEARYLGIGIANIFNIFNPELVVIGGGITEARDLIEEKMIETVEERSLESCYGSGNIVFSKLGDEATLKGAANMVLKEVI from the coding sequence ATGGACAATTTAATTCCGGTAAGCTACAAATTATTAAAAGGTATGAATGAATCCCTGATATTAAACGTAATAAGGGAAAGGGGGCCTATTTCCAGGTCTGATATAGCTAAACTTACCAACCTCACTCCTCCAACTGTAACAAATATCACAAACAGGCTCCTGGAGTCAGAGCTTATCTTTGAATATATGATGGGGGAATCCAGCGGTGGGAGGCCACCGGTGCTGTTAAAGATAAACCCTGAGGCATTTAACATAATTGTGGTGCACATAAGCTCTAACAAGATAAATGCTTACCTTACCGATGTGGAGATAAATGTTAAGGATAAACTGTCTGAAGGTATTCCGGTTTCCGGGGATAGAGACTGGGTAATCGATAGAGCTAAGGAGTTTATCTCAAAGCTCATGGATAAGTCTGACAGGGAGATTGAGGGGATAGGTGTTATTGTACATGGTCCGGCCAAGTCGAGAGAGGGTATATCACTCTTTGCACCAAACCTTGGCTGGAGAAACGTCCCCATAAAATCTATAATTGAAGAAAAGTATGATATCCCGGTCTTTGTTGAAAACGATGTCAGGGCCATGGCACTGGGTGAATACTGGTACGGTTCTGGCAAGGATGTCAATAATATGGTCTTTTTAAAGGTGGGATACGGCCTTGGGTCTGCTATAGTGCTCGACGGGAGCCTATACAGAGGGATAAACGACAGTGCCGGTGAGGTTGGCCATACCACAATAGATATATCAGGACCCAGGTGTAGCTGTGGTAATTATGGCTGTTTTGAGGCTTTAGCTTCAGAACATGCCCTCACCCAGAGGTTTATTAAAGCGATTAAAGAAGGTCAATATTCCCACTTGGCTGATGAAGCCAGGAATATAGATGAAATAGCACCTTCTGATATATATACTGCAGCGAGGGAAGGAGACGGCCTGGCCCTCTCCATTATGGACCAGGAGGCCAGATACCTTGGCATAGGTATAGCCAATATATTTAATATATTTAACCCTGAGCTGGTGGTCATAGGGGGAGGTATAACAGAAGCAAGGGACCTGATAGAAGAAAAGATGATAGAGACAGTGGAGGAAAGGTCTCTGGAGAGCTGCTATGGGTCAGGGAATATAGTCTTCTCAAAGCTGGGAGATGAGGCTACTCTAAAGGGCGCTGCCAACATGGTATTAAAAGAAGTAATATAG